CTGAGTAATCTTCAAGTGGACATTTTGAGGTACGACAAAAGTGAAACAATCTTCCTTCGGTTTCCATGAAACGCCGAGCGTCTTCATGATGGTATTTATGCTGGGATCTGTATTAATGCTCACTTCGCAATTTTCGTTCGGAACGTCAGTTAGAATCAAATCGGAATTCGCGCAAAATTTGTGCGCTTCGAAGCCACCTCTTGCCAACAGTGCTACTAACTGGTTCTTCAGTTCAATCGTTTCTGCAAGCGTGTTCGCACCCGTAAGTGCGTCATCGATGTAGAAggagtttttcaaaacttcgGCTGCTAATGGGTAACGATGTCCTTCGTCTTCGGCCAATTGGTTCAGGGTCATAGTGGCCAAAAAGGGAGATGACGCCAAACCATAGGTTACTGTCTGTAGGTCATATGTTCGCAGGGGTTGATTCCGCGTCTCTCTCCATACTATGCGTTGATACGGGATGTCATCTTGATGTACCAATACCTGGCGGTACATTTTCGGTATGTCCAAAGTGAAAACAAACTTGTAGGAGCGGAAATTTAATAGAATTTGCACAAGATGACTCTGTACAGTCGGTCCAACCATCTGGGTCTTGTTGATAGATATGCCTGAACTAGACTCGGCAGATCCATCAAAAACTACTCTCAATCTTGTCGTCGTACTGCTTGGTTTCAACACGTAGTGATGGGGCAGGTAGTATGCAGCATGTTGGTTATCTTGATCGGTGTTGGTATTCTGCTTCATGTGACCAAGATCTTCGTATTCTCTGAGGAATTCACTGTACTGTTGCTTGATATCAGGTGATGCGTCGAGACGTCTCTCAACGGATTGGAATCGCTTTTCGGCCATCACTCTTGAATCTCCCAATTTGTGCTGCAAACCGTTGAATGGAAGGCGGACCACATATCGTCCATCGGGTGCTCGTTGGTAGTTGTCCAGGTAGTGTTGGACGCAGAGTTCTTCTTCGGGTTCCTTTGCTGGTTCGGGGTCACTAAAGGAATCAATTTGCCAAAATCGCTTCACTAATGCGTCCAGGTTTTCGTCTTCAACTGTATTACAGAATGATTGCACAACTCCGGAACACTTTTTCGGGATAGCACCGCTCAGAACCCAGCCAAACTGGGTATCTTGGAGAACGGCAGAACTTGAAAGATGCAAGCGATCGGTTTTCAACATTTGGAAAAATACTTCCGCGCCCAGAAGCATGTCAACCTTTTCCGGTACGTAGAAGTTCGGATCCGCCAATTGGATACCGTCAGGAATCGAGAGAGGAACTGGATCAATCATCGTCAATGGTAATAGTCCGGTAATCCTTGGTACTACAAGGAAATCTAGGCAAGAATGGTATTCGCTGATTCGTGATTTGATCATGGTGTGAATCTTGAACCGAACTTTCGTCTTGATGTCGTTGAGACCGCTGATCGAAAAATGCACCGGTTCCTTCTCCAGTGCGAGTAGTGTAGCAAAGCTTTCAGTCACGAAGTTTGTATGCGACCCAGAGTCCAAAAGTACGCGGCAAGGATACGGTTCTCCAGCGTTGCCACAAACAAGAACTACTGCTGTTGATAACAGTATCTGCTTTCCTCCTACCTTGGGTTGCACGCAGAACGATGATCGGGTTTCGGATTCTGGAATAACCTGTGCAGCTGGCGCTGCTTCCGATGTATGCTGGTTTGGTTCGGGAAACTTCGTTGATGTAGCAGGGGTTTCGGATCGCttctgttgattgttgatttctGGGTGAAGAATTGTATGGTGCCGCTTTTTGCACTTCTTGCAAGTGCTCTCGGAACTGCAGTTGGTTGTTCTATGCCCCTTCTGTAAGCAATTGAAGCAAGCACCGGCTTTGCGCAGCGTCGTGTAGCGATCGGACAAAGAAACCTTTTTAAAAGCGTCGCACTTCCACAATTCATGACTTCCTTGGCAGTGGGGACACTGTTCGGTGCGAGTAACGAAGCTGTTGATTCTCATCTTGGGATCTCCTACAACTCGAATTGGCTTCTGCATTCTTTGAGCTGGTTTCACTGAAGAAAGAAGGTTGATTTTCTCCAGTACACGACATCTTTCTCGCAAAAACTCCATAGTTTCTGCGTAATCTGGGAGTTCATCAATTTTTTGCGATAGTTCCCAAGCCTTTCGGGTTTCACTGTCCAGTCTCGAAGCTATACGATTAAGAAGCATACTTTCCCCCAGCCCAGTTACATTTAAACCCAAGTTCCTCAAAGCATCCACATTTTTGGTGCACACATCGATCAGTTTACGAAGATCGGTGGCACTCTCGCTGTTGAGTTTCGGCAAATCAAGCAACGCATCTATGTGCTTGTCAATAATTAGTCGACGGTCTTCGAAACGATTCTGCAATATCATCCAAGCAGCATCGTAGTCATTATTGTTGATGATATCTTGGTCGATGATACCTGCTGCCTTATCCACAAGAGAATTGCGCAAATGGTACAGTTTAATTGCTGGTGATTCAGATCTATATCGGGACATAACTGTCTGGAACATCGACTTGAATGCGTACCAATTCTCATATTTTCCGTCGAACGTAGGTAGAGGAACTTTCAATGGAGGCACATGATATTGTGCAGTAGAAAAAGGTGGGTTACTTACGGCTGGGGGGTATATCTGCTCCTTCTCCTTCCTCTCGATGTCATCCATCCGAGTGGTCAAGAACACAAACAGCTTACCATACAGGTGTTCAATCTCGATGTAATCCGCTTCGTACTCTTCTCGAATTTCTTCCTCAGCATCCAATTCGAAAAGTCGCATCCTGAGAGCCTCTGCTTCCGTGTGAGCTGCTTCCACTATTCTCACTTGAAGCTGCAAAAACTGCTTACTTTGCAGATTCATATTAGGCACTACATCTTCATCCAATAGACCATCTTCCACTCTCAATAAATTTCTCTTCATTGCttccattttaaatttcatcactTTTAGTTCTTTAGATTCACTTTTAACCACGTTCTGTTGTTTTGGCATCACTGCATTGTCAACGTACTGTTCTTGCCGCTGATCACCGTCAGCACTCGATGGCGGTGTACGCATCATCGTTTCTTCTCACTTAAATCACTTCTCACTACCGCAAGgcgttttcactttttcttgCACGTAGTAGTGCTGCTTCGTTTCGTACAATCGAACCGAACGAAAGATTCGAACGTACGAAAAATATCACTCACACTTGCGCAAGCAAGTACTACAATtcacttttcttcaaaaacaggCTGTTCCCGAGCCGTCACTTGCCCTCACTACCCATTTAACGATGATTATACCCGACACCAATACACTCATACAGCACCGCTGTGCTggctcaacaattttcaaagacCGAAAAAATGGCGTCCCACGGTCGTTCCTTTTTTCTTCGCACTTGttagtgcagaattttctcgaACTTGGTTCGATTTCACTAGCACTTAAAATCCGCGCAAAGCGATCAAATTATTTCACTATTTCAATAGACTAGAAGCACTTCAATGGCTTTCCAATATGGCGCAAGATTGAGCAGAGTTCTGGAATCTTCTCCCAATTCCCACACACGCGACGAATGAGCTGCTTTCGAATCACAGCACGCCACCGATGTAGCGCTCAATCTTCCGAGATTCACAACACCGGAAACCCGAATCAAAATCGGGGATTCACTTCCGGTTACTATCCGGGTCGAACGGGACCAAAATGTTACGCGTGGTcgcgaatgaaaaaagtggacTGTATCTAAACGGTTGGAATTTGCGGAAAGAAATAAAGACGCGTGTGGTTCAGTTGGAATCGAATTTTACTCTGATCTCTTTTTCTTGTGTTAGTGTATAAATGT
This sequence is a window from Uranotaenia lowii strain MFRU-FL unplaced genomic scaffold, ASM2978415v1 HiC_scaffold_1132, whole genome shotgun sequence. Protein-coding genes within it:
- the LOC129759143 gene encoding uncharacterized protein LOC129759143; its protein translation is MMRTPPSSADGDQRQEQYVDNAVMPKQQNVVKSESKELKVMKFKMEAMKRNLLRVEDGLLDEDVVPNMNLQSKQFLQLQVRIVEAAHTEAEALRMRLFELDAEEEIREEYEADYIEIEHLYGKLFVFLTTRMDDIERKEKEQIYPPAVSNPPFSTAQYHVPPLKVPLPTFDGKYENWYAFKSMFQTVMSRYRSESPAIKLYHLRNSLVDKAAGIIDQDIINNNDYDAAWMILQNRFEDRRLIIDKHIDALLDLPKLNSESATDLRKLIDVCTKNVDALRNLGLNVTGLGESMLLNRIASRLDSETRKAWELSQKIDELPDYAETMEFLRERCRVLEKINLLSSVKPAQRMQKPIRVVGDPKMRINSFVTRTEQCPHCQGSHELWKCDAFKKVSLSDRYTTLRKAGACFNCLQKGHRTTNCSSESTCKKCKKRHHTILHPEINNQQKRSETPATSTKFPEPNQHTSEAAPAAQVIPESETRSSFCVQPKVGGKQILLSTAVVLVCGNAGEPYPCRVLLDSGSHTNFVTESFATLLALEKEPVHFSISGLNDIKTKVRFKIHTMIKSRISEYHSCLDFLVVPRITGLLPLTMIDPVPLSIPDGIQLADPNFYVPEKVDMLLGAEVFFQMLKTDRLHLSSSAVLQDTQFGWVLSGAIPKKCSGVVQSFCNTVEDENLDALVKRFWQIDSFSDPEPAKEPEEELCVQHYLDNYQRAPDGRYVVRLPFNGLQHKLGDSRVMAEKRFQSVERRLDASPDIKQQYSEFLREYEDLGHMKQNTNTDQDNQHAAYYLPHHYVLKPSSTTTRLRVVFDGSAESSSGISINKTQMVGPTVQSHLVQILLNFRSYKFVFTLDIPKMYRQVLVHQDDIPYQRIVWRETRNQPLRTYDLQTVTYGLASSPFLATMTLNQLAEDEGHRYPLAAEVLKNSFYIDDALTGANTLAETIELKNQLVALLARGGFEAHKFCANSDLILTDVPNENCEVSINTDPSINTIMKTLGVSWKPKEDCFTFVVPQNVHLKITQRRRQDF